AGTTCCGCCGACGACTTCTGGTGCGCCTCGTTCATGCGGGCGGCGAAGGCGCGGATCGGCACGTTGCCGCGGATGGCGGCGAGCTCGCTCGATACCGTCTCAAACATGTCGCCGATCGCGGCCTCGCGTACGAAGTCGTCGGTGGACGAGCTTACTCCGACCAGCGCATTCAGGCCGGTCCGTTCCCCGACGGACTGGGCCGATACGGGGGGCGCCATCCCCATCGCCAAGGCGATGGCGGCGATCAGCAGCTTGTTCATGGAGCCTCCGGACCTCGTTGGCATCGGCATCACCGACCTCAGCCCACGGTCACGGAAATGCGGTGCCATGCGGTGCAAAGGTAGCCCGGGAAGTTCCAGATCTCCTCGGCCGTGGCGGGCTGGACCCGGCCGGCACCGTCCACCGCCCGCACGACCAGCTCGTGCTCCCCCCGCGGCAGGTTCAGGGCCGCGTTCCAGAAGGTCCAGCTCCAGGGCGCGTCCGCGTGCTGCTCGACGGTGGCCTGCATCCACTGCCGCCCGCCATCGGCAGAAACCTCGACCCTGGCGATCGGCTGCCCGGTCGCGATGGCGTAGCCCCGGACCCGTGCGTCGCCGGCCGGCAGGCGCGCACCGGCCGAGGGCTCCAGGATAGCGGAGGTGAGCGGCATGTCGTTGATAACCACGCCCCTGCTCAGATCCTCGGTCAGCTTGGTCATATCCGGCGGGAGCATCATGTAGAGCTTGGCCTGGATGTGGTTGTCGGACGGCCTGTCCTGCACGGTGATTGCGGCCAGCCACTTCGGGCTGCGCACACCCGCGTAGCCCGGCGTCACCACCCGCAGGGGGAACCCGTGCCGCGCCGTCAGCGGCTCGCCGTTCATGGTGAAGGCGAGCAGGGTTTCCGGCGACATCGCTTTGGCCAGGGGAATGGACGCCCCGTAGCGGAAGCGCTCGCCCTCCTCCTCGATCTCGTCATGGGAGTCGAACGCGACGTGCAGGTCGGCCCTCTCCCGGGCGCCGGCCGCGCGCAGCACGTCGCCCAGGCTCACCCCACCCCACTCGGCGTTGCTGATCGCCCCGGCCTGCCAGGCGTCGCCGGAGACGTGCTTGACCAAGCCCATGTCGGCGCGCCGGTTTCCGGCGCACTGCAGCACCGCCGTGACGCGCCGCTGCGGAAAGCGGGAGCGCAGGTCGTTCAGGGACAGTTCCTGGGTCGGCAGGCCCTGGCCACCGAGGCGAAGCCTGTAGTCTTCCGCCCGCAGCTCGGGGATCGTGCCGTGGGAGCGGATGTAGAAGTCCCTCTCCGGCGTGATGAAGGCGGCCCGCAGCGCGCTCCCTCGCGGCTCCGCGTTGAGCGGGTAGCCACGATGCACGATCATGTCGGGGGTGGCTCGCGCGTATTGCGCTCGCGCGGGCGGGATGCCCGCCGCGGCGGCCATCAGGGCGGTACCCGTGCCGCGGACCAGCGCACGTCGGTTCATCATGGACTTTGCTCCCTTGGTGGCGGCCGGTTCGGCTCTGCTTCGGATTGAAAGGTCTGGGTCTCGCCCGCCCGATCGGCCACGGCGTTCGCGGCCCGCAAGCTAGGCCTCACCGCGTGGCATAGGGCGCCACCGATCCCAGCGCCGAGGAACACCGCCAGATACCCCAGCATCGCTGACAGCGCCCCTTGCCAGGCGCCAGGCCAGCTGACCCATTCTATCGCGCCTTCCTTCATCGATGCAGGAAAACCGGCAGGGTCGCGTCGCGCAGCACATCCCGCGTCGCGCCGCCGAACAGCCATTCCAATACAGCGGGACGGTCGTAGCTGCCCATCACCAGCGCGTCGGCCCCGATGCGGCCGCAGGCGCCGAGCAGCGCAGCGCCGACCGGCCCGCCGCCCTCCAACGGCAGGACGTTTGCCCCGACGCCGGCCTCACCGAGCCGCTCCGCCGCCTCCGACGCATCCGGCCGGTCGCCCTCCCCGCCGGCGACCAGCACTGTCACCTCGGTCGCGCGCCGCAGCCAGGGCAGGGCGGCGGCGAGGGCGCGCCTCGCCGCGTCCTCCGGTTCCCACGCCAGGGCAAGGTGCGCCAGGGCGGCCGGAGGAGGAGCGTCGGGCACCAGCAGCAGCGGCGGGCCGGCGTGGAAAACGGCCTCGTGCAGGGCATCCTGACCGTCGAGGTTGCGCGGGCGCGCCAGTACGACCAGCGCCGCCCCAGCCGCCGCCGCAGCAACGACCTCCCCAATGGCGCCCGGTCGCTCGCGCCACTCCGCCTCCCCGCCCCCGGGCGATGCGGCGACCCATTCGTCAAAAACGGTGCGCACGGCCGCCGTGCGCGACACGGCCGAACCCTCCCGTGCCTCACGCAGCTCCTGGATAGCCACTTCCTCGGCCGCCGCGATGAGCCGCTCAGGGTCCGCGTTGGGGTGCAGCACGACGAGGCGCGCATCGTCGACCGCAGCCCGGGCGAGTGCGGCGTGCTCAAGACAGGCACGCGCCGTGCCGGGCTCCGGAACGACGGCCAGGATCAACATGGGCACCGCGACGCCTCCATCCCCCTCGTGCCCCGCCATTCAGGGTCGCGGCAGCGACGCGAGGTACTCGGCGATCGGTTCCACGTCGGCCTCCGCGACGGGAGCATGGTAGGCGGTGCGCATCTTGCGGACCTCCTCCTCCCACACGGCCCGGCTGAGGGGGGGCTGGTTCAGCACCATCCCGGCGGAGTGGCAGGATAGGCAGTTGGTGTTCGCCACCTCCGATCCCGACCCCTGGAATTGTCGATCCCCCGCCGGCAGCTCGATGCTGGCATTGTGGAAGGGATAGGCCGCCTCGGCCGCGGCGAAGCGCAGGGCTTCGGGCGTGGGCGGGTAGGGAGCGGGCGGCGCCGGCGGTGACTTGCCGGAGAGAGCGAGGGAAATCCCCGCGACCGCCACCATGCCGTAGCAGAAGTTCTGGAAGGACATGCCCCTGCTCCTCAGCCGATCCGAACCGAGGTGGTCTCGATGCCGTTGCGCATGTAGCCACCCCCGTTCCAGTTGGGCTCGGCCGGCTGGGCCAAACCGTCGTTGTTCGTGCAACGCACCATGATCCGCGCCTCGCCGCGTGCTGTGGGCGTGAAGCCCGCCTCCCAGCGGCGAAAGCCGTACTTGCCCTCGTCCGGGCCGAGGGTTGCGGGCTGCCAGGAGGCACCGCCGTCGGTGGACACGTCCACCGCTCGCACGCCGGTCGAGCCGCCGAAGGCGATGCCGCGCAGCGGCGTGGGCGCCCCCATCGGCAGGCCCGCGCCGTCCCGGAGGTTAGTGACGAAGGAGCGCGGTACCATGCGGTTGATCGGCACCGTCCCGAAGCCGGTTTGGCCCGGGCGCACGTTGGCCCCGGGGGTGTCGGGGATGCGGTAGGCGGTCTTCATCCAGTAGTTCTCATCGGGTCCGTCGAGCACCTCGATGCTGTTGAGCGCCTTGACCCAGTAGGTCGAGAACCAGCCGGGCACGATGAGGCGGATCGGGAAGCCGTGGTTGAGCGTCATCGGCTCGCCGTTCATGAGGTAGGCGATCATCACCTCGCCGTCGCGGGCGTGGTCCAGGGCGAGGGACTTCATGAAGTCCGGACCCTCCTGTACCACCGGCTGGTCGAGCGCCCCAAAGCGCACGACCGTGGCGCCCGCCTGGACGCCGGCACGGTCCAGAACGTCGCGCAGGCGCACACCCACCCACTTGGCGTTGCCCATGGCGCCATTGCCCCACTGGGCGCCGGGCACGCGCGGCTGGAACAGGCCGCGGGAATTGCCCGAGCACTGGTTGACCGCCGCCAGTTCCACCCGCGGCAGGTTGTACAGCTCCCGTAGCGTCAGGGAGAGCGGCGCGTTGACGTGGCCCTTCACCTCCAGGCGGAAGGCGTTCACGTCCACCTCGGTCGGGATCACCGCCCAGTGCCAGCGTACGTAGAAGCGGTTGTTCGGGGTGAAGGTGCCCTCGTCGAACACTTCGAAGGGCGTTTCCAGCAGCGGCGGGCGGGTGCGCTGCAGGATCATCGCGCCCTTCTGCGGGTAGTCCGTGATCAGGGGCCGTACCCCTCCGCCGCCGGGCAGGTTCAGATCCACCTCGGCCGCTCGGGCACCGCTGACCCATGTCGCGGCAAGGGCGGCCGCGCCACCGAGCAGGTGCCTTCTGCTGCTTGTCATCCTTACTTCTCCCCTGCCCTTCGCATCGAGAACCCGGTGACCAAGGTGCGTATTCCTGGATCGACGGTCCAAGTCATGATGGCGATCGGAGTGATCGCTTTGGCTGAACAACGCTCCACCCGTGGGATCGTCATGCATCGCGATGGAACTGATCGGGGCACGGTGTTGGTCACGGCGGCACCCGACCCCGAGCTTAGGCAGGCCGAGGAACAGAGGATTTCATGACTATCGAAGCGCCTGCTGAGCCCCGCACGATCCGCGAGGTGGTCGGTCTGTTCGACACTTACCCCGCGCTGGAGCGGGCTGTTGACGAACTGCTGACCTCGGGCTTCGCGCGATGCGAGCTGAGCCTGTTGGCCGAGGCTGGAGCCGCCTCGGGCAAGACGTCCGTCGAGCTGGCGGACGATCCCGCGGCGCCGCACACGGACCATTTCTGCACCGAGGCGCTGGGCAACGCGGAGGGATCGCTGATCGGCGGCTTCGCGATCATCCCGGCGATGAGCGGGGGTGGGGTTGCGGCGGCAGCGGGCGCCACCACCCTGGCGGCCACCGGTGTCGCTGCCGCCACGGGCGGGTTCGGCGCGGTGCTGGGCACCCTGTTGGCCGTGATGCTGGCCCGCCGCCGCGCGACGGACCAGGCGCAGCAGACAGTCGAGGGCGGGCAGCTGCTCTGGGTCCGTACCCGATCGCCAGAACTGGAGCGGCGTACCCTCGACATTTTGGAGCGGAACGCCGCCCACCACGTCCACGCGCACGACCTGCCGGTCTGACGTGGAGGCGGCCCAGGCGGCCAGTTGGCCACCGGGCCGCCCGCAGTGCGTCCGCATCAGCCGCCCGGCGACAGGGTGCGCGCCACCCGATTGCCAGCGCGGTCCACCACGGCGATCGCGACGGACCAGGCGCAGCAGACAGTCGAGGGCGGGCAGCTGCTCTGGGTCCGTACCCGATCGCCAGAACTGGAGCGGCGTACCCTCGACATTTTGGAGCGGAACGCCGCCCACCACGTCCACGCGCACGACCTGCCGGTCTGACGTGGAGGCGGCCCAGGCGGCCAGTTGGCCACCGGGCCGCCCGCAGTGCGTCCGCATCAGCCGCCCGGCGACAGGGTGCGCGCCACCCGATTGCCAGCGCGGTCCACCACGGCGATGCCGAGGTCACGGTTCAGCACGTAGGCGCGCGCCCCATCGCGCGAGAAGACAATCGCTTGGCGCGGCTCCTGCAGCCCTGTCACCGTTGCCACCACCGCCCGGGTGCCGGTATCGATGACGGAGAGCGAGTTGTCCTGGAGGTTGCCCGAGTAGACGTAGCGCCCGTCCGGCGTCAGGGCGGCGCCGTAAGGGTCGCGGCCCACCGGCACCTCCGCGGCGATCCGCCGGGCGGCCACATCCACCACGGACACGGTGTTCCGCCCGCTGTTGGCAGCGTAGATCGTGCCGCCGTCGGCGGTGACTGAGATGGCGCGCAGCTTGTCAAAGCCGGTGATCTCGCCTGTGATCCGGTTCGTCGCGGTGTCGATCAGGGTGATCTTGTCGCCGAGAAAGTTGGTGACGAAGAGCGTCCCGCCGTCCGGCGAAAGGCGCACGCCTTGGCGCGGCTGGGCGAGACCGGTCACCACCGCCTCCGCCCGCCCGCTGCGCGTATCGAAGACGGAGACGGTGCTGGCGGCCTGATTGTTGACGTAGAGGCGCGCGCCGTCACGCGAGAGGGTCGTGCCGAAGGCGCCGGCACCGGCCGCAAGGGTGTCGACCTGCCGCAGCGTGGCGGTCTCGAAGACGCTTACGCGCCCGGTTCCGCTGTCCGACACGTAGAAACGGGCGCCGTCGGGCGAGAAGACGATGTTGCGCGGCGTGGTAAAGCCCTCCAGCCGCTGCCGCACCCGCCCTGCGGCCATGTCGTAGACGATCACCACCGGGTCGTCGCTGTAGGAGACGACGGCCGTTCCCTCGTCGGGGCTGAGGGCGAGGGAGTTATTTTTGATACTTCCGTCGAAGCCGGCGGCGAGGGCCGGCAGCGCCGCGGCAAGCAGGAAGCCGGCGGCAAGCAGCAGGGCGCGTGGACGCGCGAGGCGAGTGGTCATGGCGGGGTTCCCGTTCGTATCAGAGATTCGGTGCCGGACGCCCGTTCGGGGCAGTCGGGGTGGTCAGGACCTGGCGGTGGACGGCCTCGGCCAATCCCAGCAGCGCCGGGCGGTCGATCCCCTGAGCGAGCACGGCGTAACCGAAGCCGCGATCCACCCACCAGAAGCCGGAAACGCCGCCGGCGGCGTCGTCGGTGAAGCGGAAGGCGGTCTCGCCCTCCTCTGCGCGGTCAGCGCGCAGGTAGAGGGTCAGCCTCGCCCCGGCGGCGTCCTCGTACATGAGCTGGGCGGCAGGGTCGCCGCCAGCACCGGGCAGCAGTCGGCCGCCCATCAGGCGGTAGCCTTGGGCTGCCAGGTTGGGCGTGGAGACGGGACGCGACAGGCGGTTGGAAAGCCAGCGCAGCAGCAGATCCTCCTGCTGCGCCGCGACCTCCACCGGACGCCGCGCGTCTGCCACGAAAACCAGGTGGGCAGCGATCGCCTCGGCCACCATGGGACGAGGCCTGGCTTGGGCCACCACCGGGCGCGGCGCACCGGCGGGGACGAGGCCGTGCCCGGCCCAGCCCAGCCCCGCGCCGAGCATTACCCAGGCAAGGACGGCGGCGGTTCGGCGCCAGCCCTGGGCCCGCGCGTGGTCCTGCTGGGCCTGAATATGCGCCACCCGCAGTCGGGCCGGGATCGGCGCGTCGTGAGAAGGCCGGAGCGCCGCGCGCAGGGCCTCGCGCTCGGCTGCCATGGCACGGCAGCGCGCCGCCGCCTCGGGGTTGGCTTCTAGCCAGGCCTCGATGTCGCGCTGCCGCCCGGAGGGCAGCCGCACGTCGATCCAGGCCTGCAGGTCGTCCTCGGTGACCGGGAAAGACCCAATCGGGGTCGGATCATGCGTCACTTCACCCTCCGCAGAGCCGGACGCGCGGGCGCGTCCTCGCCCTCGATCAGCCGATGCAGCCGCGCCCGTCCCCGGCTCAGCCGCGACATCACCGTGCCCGGCGGCACGCCGAGCAGCCGGGCCGTCTCCTCGTAGGAGAAGTCTTCGACGCCCACGAGGAGCAGTACAACGCGCTGTTCCTCCGGCAGGGCGGCCAGCCCGGCCAGGGCATCGCGCCAGACGAGCAGGCTCTCCGCTGCGGTTCCGGCGGCCTCGTCGGCGAATGCCTCCCCGGTATCCCCCTCCACGGGCACGACCTTGCCGCGGCGTCCTGCGCCGCGACGGCCATTGAGGAACAGGTTGTGCAGGATGGTGAAGAGCCAGGCCCGCAAGTCGCCTTCTGCCCGGCGCAGGTGCCAACGGGATAGGGCTCGCTCCAGGCAGTCCTGCACGAGGTCGTCGGCCGCCGCGCCGTCCCGCAGCAGGGCCCAGGCGAAGCGTCGCAGCGCCGGGATGTGGCGCTCGATGGCGTCGGCCGTATCGGCCGCTCTGCCTCGCCCGAACATGGCCCGGATCAGCCCGGCACGTTCGGATCGACCTGCCAAGTCTCGCTCACCAGCCGGCCCTCGCGGTAGGTCATGACATAACGTACCTTGACGGTCATGCGGCCGGCGAAAGCCACGTCGGCGACCACCGTCTGCCCGCGCGGGTTGGCACTCTCGAGCACCTGACCGACCCGGGTCTGCATGGGCCCCTGCGCCGCGATGAACTTGCCCCAGACTCCGCCGATGGCGGCCTGGCCGGCATAGCGACCATCGAGCGGGCCACCGACCCACTCCATCACGGCGTTGTCGGCGTAGCTGCCCATCACGGCCGCGGTGTCACCCGCCGCGATAGCCGCGATGCGGCGCTGGGCCACGTCCGCGGCAGGGCCGGCCTGGGCGGGACTGGGCAGGGTGGCGCAGCCCGTTCCCAGGACGAGGGCACCCATGGCCAGAAGACCAAGGGAGCGGCGGCGAGGATAGAGCATCGGCAGGATGCCTCGCATCGGAGTTGATGCCGGTAAGACACCGCTCGGGGCCGCTTATTCCCGTGGGTTCCAGAAAATCTCACCGACCTTCAAGGGCCTCGATAGGCGTGGTGGTTCTGTTGCGAAGTCTGCGGCGGGCTGTGAATGGCGCTGGCAGCAGGCAAGTCAGGCAGCAACGCCGAACAGCTCGGCGACGAAGGTCGCCTGCGCCCGGATGTCGCGTCCACCAATCTTCCGTACCTGCTCCTTCCTCACCATCGCCATCACCTCGTAGCCTGCCAGGGTTCGTCGCGCCGTCCAGAAGCTGCCGAAGCCGAACCCCGGTCTGACCAAGCGTTTGATGCGCCGATGGTCTTGTTCCAGCCCTCGCCGCCGGACAGGATGTCGTTCCCGCCCAGGCCATCGATCTCGTCCCCCCCAAT
The sequence above is a segment of the Roseomonas haemaphysalidis genome. Coding sequences within it:
- a CDS encoding molybdopterin-dependent oxidoreductase: MIVHRGYPLNAEPRGSALRAAFITPERDFYIRSHGTIPELRAEDYRLRLGGQGLPTQELSLNDLRSRFPQRRVTAVLQCAGNRRADMGLVKHVSGDAWQAGAISNAEWGGVSLGDVLRAAGARERADLHVAFDSHDEIEEEGERFRYGASIPLAKAMSPETLLAFTMNGEPLTARHGFPLRVVTPGYAGVRSPKWLAAITVQDRPSDNHIQAKLYMMLPPDMTKLTEDLSRGVVINDMPLTSAILEPSAGARLPAGDARVRGYAIATGQPIARVEVSADGGRQWMQATVEQHADAPWSWTFWNAALNLPRGEHELVVRAVDGAGRVQPATAEEIWNFPGYLCTAWHRISVTVG
- a CDS encoding universal stress protein, producing MLILAVVPEPGTARACLEHAALARAAVDDARLVVLHPNADPERLIAAAEEVAIQELREAREGSAVSRTAAVRTVFDEWVAASPGGGEAEWRERPGAIGEVVAAAAAGAALVVLARPRNLDGQDALHEAVFHAGPPLLLVPDAPPPAALAHLALAWEPEDAARRALAAALPWLRRATEVTVLVAGGEGDRPDASEAAERLGEAGVGANVLPLEGGGPVGAALLGACGRIGADALVMGSYDRPAVLEWLFGGATRDVLRDATLPVFLHR
- a CDS encoding c-type cytochrome, with protein sequence MSFQNFCYGMVAVAGISLALSGKSPPAPPAPYPPTPEALRFAAAEAAYPFHNASIELPAGDRQFQGSGSEVANTNCLSCHSAGMVLNQPPLSRAVWEEEVRKMRTAYHAPVAEADVEPIAEYLASLPRP
- a CDS encoding molybdopterin-dependent oxidoreductase encodes the protein MTSSRRHLLGGAAALAATWVSGARAAEVDLNLPGGGGVRPLITDYPQKGAMILQRTRPPLLETPFEVFDEGTFTPNNRFYVRWHWAVIPTEVDVNAFRLEVKGHVNAPLSLTLRELYNLPRVELAAVNQCSGNSRGLFQPRVPGAQWGNGAMGNAKWVGVRLRDVLDRAGVQAGATVVRFGALDQPVVQEGPDFMKSLALDHARDGEVMIAYLMNGEPMTLNHGFPIRLIVPGWFSTYWVKALNSIEVLDGPDENYWMKTAYRIPDTPGANVRPGQTGFGTVPINRMVPRSFVTNLRDGAGLPMGAPTPLRGIAFGGSTGVRAVDVSTDGGASWQPATLGPDEGKYGFRRWEAGFTPTARGEARIMVRCTNNDGLAQPAEPNWNGGGYMRNGIETTSVRIG
- a CDS encoding YncE family protein — encoded protein: MTTRLARPRALLLAAGFLLAAALPALAAGFDGSIKNNSLALSPDEGTAVVSYSDDPVVIVYDMAAGRVRQRLEGFTTPRNIVFSPDGARFYVSDSGTGRVSVFETATLRQVDTLAAGAGAFGTTLSRDGARLYVNNQAASTVSVFDTRSGRAEAVVTGLAQPRQGVRLSPDGGTLFVTNFLGDKITLIDTATNRITGEITGFDKLRAISVTADGGTIYAANSGRNTVSVVDVAARRIAAEVPVGRDPYGAALTPDGRYVYSGNLQDNSLSVIDTGTRAVVATVTGLQEPRQAIVFSRDGARAYVLNRDLGIAVVDRAGNRVARTLSPGG
- a CDS encoding anti-sigma factor family protein — translated: MTHDPTPIGSFPVTEDDLQAWIDVRLPSGRQRDIEAWLEANPEAAARCRAMAAEREALRAALRPSHDAPIPARLRVAHIQAQQDHARAQGWRRTAAVLAWVMLGAGLGWAGHGLVPAGAPRPVVAQARPRPMVAEAIAAHLVFVADARRPVEVAAQQEDLLLRWLSNRLSRPVSTPNLAAQGYRLMGGRLLPGAGGDPAAQLMYEDAAGARLTLYLRADRAEEGETAFRFTDDAAGGVSGFWWVDRGFGYAVLAQGIDRPALLGLAEAVHRQVLTTPTAPNGRPAPNL
- a CDS encoding RNA polymerase sigma factor, translated to MFGRGRAADTADAIERHIPALRRFAWALLRDGAAADDLVQDCLERALSRWHLRRAEGDLRAWLFTILHNLFLNGRRGAGRRGKVVPVEGDTGEAFADEAAGTAAESLLVWRDALAGLAALPEEQRVVLLLVGVEDFSYEETARLLGVPPGTVMSRLSRGRARLHRLIEGEDAPARPALRRVK
- a CDS encoding nuclear transport factor 2 family protein, with the protein product MRGILPMLYPRRRSLGLLAMGALVLGTGCATLPSPAQAGPAADVAQRRIAAIAAGDTAAVMGSYADNAVMEWVGGPLDGRYAGQAAIGGVWGKFIAAQGPMQTRVGQVLESANPRGQTVVADVAFAGRMTVKVRYVMTYREGRLVSETWQVDPNVPG
- a CDS encoding DDE-type integrase/transposase/recombinase; this translates as MAVRQRVTGCGAVHGVDRRNPWGRYADWGGRDRWPGRERHPVRRRGLEQDHRRIKRLVRPGFGFGSFWTARRTLAGYEVMAMVRKEQVRKIGGRDIRAQATFVAELFGVAA